The Diospyros lotus cultivar Yz01 chromosome 15, ASM1463336v1, whole genome shotgun sequence genome has a window encoding:
- the LOC127791468 gene encoding uncharacterized protein LOC127791468, translating to MFRRGNKSRSGSGGWCSPVPVLFVFLIVVLLGFTLLFQYDGRKGDSPIGLVKQKWNGFESLVQLSPTVEAVNGTDLVWQIPESPKAVLFLAHGCSGRALNFWDRSQTCPDCVGLPEERLIVLEALSRKFAVIAISSVGRCWSFGEERMIVKGIIKRWVAKRRLDNLPLVALGASSGGHFVSLLATDLRFSSIVVMIAEGLYDQMDISKDYPPTLFVHMPKDEARKQRIDSNIRILKDEGIDVAEIKCMEFPLSPNFLADRVPGLGESISTKLFDLLQEKSFIDKNGYMRADGRAIHLKAALRKSKIVLPDKGLIHHIQEELNLAYAYHEMTSLQSEKIFKWFESHMS from the coding sequence ATGTTTAGGCGCGGAAACAAATCAAGGTCGGGGAGTGGTGGCTGGTGCTCTCCGGTGCCGGTTCTGTTTGTATTTCTGATTGTAGTTCTTCTAGGTTTTACTCTGTTGTTTCAGTACGATGGACGAAAGGGCGATTCTCCGATTGGTTTAGTCAAGCAAAAGTGGAATGGTTTTGAATCTTTGGTACAGTTGAGTCCGACTGTGGAGGCCGTGAATGGAACAGATTTGGTGTGGCAAATACCTGAGTCTCCAAAGGCGGTTCTTTTTTTAGCTCATGGGTGTAGTGGCAGAGCTCTTAATTTTTGGGACAGGTCTCAGACGTGTCCAGACTGCGTTGGATTGCCTGAGGAAAGGCTAATTGTCCTTGAAGCACTTTCTCGCAAATTTGCAGTTATTGCCATTTCAAGCGTGGGGAGATGCTGGTCATTTGGGGAGGAAAGAATGATTGTCAAAGGAATTATCAAAAGGTGGGTTGCGAAACGCAGACTTGACAATCTTCCTCTTGTGGCTTTGGGAGCCTCATCCGGTGGGCATTTTGTTTCCTTGCTTGCTACTGATCTGAGATTTAGTAGCATTGTAGTAATGATTGCAGAAGGCTTGTATGATCAAATGGATATCAGTAAAGATTACCCACCTACTCTTTTTGTGCACATGCCCAaagatgaagcaaggaagcAGAGGATAGATTCAAATATTAGGATTTTGAAGGATGAAGGCATTGACGTCGCAGAGATTAAGTGCATGGAGTTCCCCTTGTCGCCTAATTTCTTAGCTGATAGGGTTCCAGGACTTGGTGAATCAATTTCCACAAAGTTGTTTGATCTACTCCAAGAAAAGAGCTTTATTGACAAGAATGGTTATATGAGAGCTGATGGGCGGGCTATACATCTGAAAGCAGCTCTTAGGAAGAGTAAGATTGTTCTGCCAGATAAGGGTTTGATTCACCACATTCAAGAGGAACTGAATCTTGCTTATGCTTATCATGAGATGACTAGTCTGCAGTCTGAGAAAATCTTTAAATGGTTTGAATCACATATGAGCTGA